One window of Bacteroides sp. AN502(2024) genomic DNA carries:
- a CDS encoding glycoside hydrolase family 105 protein, translated as MYKWLIILLTTIGLPLTASVGRGFDKWPKGASPREVGSQVSKRFVEVPHPNFNGNPAPPGEITYPETCAWLGALRYAGVTADTLLLRQLEERFLPIFGPERRLQPLPDHVDHTVFGTIPLQLYAQTHKEIYRWMGLWYADEQWTMPHNTRHRNEYQALLDQGLSWQTRFWIDDMFMISAIQSQAYLITHDRKYIDRAATEMVVYLDKIQRPNGLFHHAEDVPFFWGRGNGWMAAGMTELLSLLPVDNPNRPRILDSYRLMMSTLLQYQKADGLWGQLIDDPTTWTETSGSAMFTYAMIKGVKQGWLDAKTYTPVVRKAWIALVKHIDANGDLDGVCEGTNKTNDRQFYLNRKTLLGNMHGQAPVLWCVTAFLEP; from the coding sequence ATGTATAAATGGCTTATTATACTACTGACAACCATTGGCTTGCCTTTGACAGCATCTGTTGGTCGAGGCTTTGACAAATGGCCGAAAGGTGCCTCCCCCCGAGAGGTAGGATCACAAGTGAGCAAACGTTTTGTTGAAGTTCCTCATCCGAACTTCAACGGAAATCCGGCACCTCCGGGAGAAATCACCTATCCGGAAACCTGTGCTTGGCTGGGTGCGCTACGCTATGCAGGTGTAACCGCCGACACCCTTTTATTACGTCAACTCGAAGAGCGATTCCTACCCATATTCGGTCCCGAGCGTCGTTTACAACCTCTGCCTGACCATGTAGACCATACAGTGTTTGGAACCATTCCTTTGCAACTTTATGCACAGACACATAAAGAAATCTATCGTTGGATGGGATTATGGTATGCCGATGAACAATGGACCATGCCCCATAACACCCGCCACCGCAACGAATACCAGGCATTGCTCGATCAAGGACTCTCGTGGCAGACCCGTTTTTGGATTGACGATATGTTCATGATTTCAGCTATTCAATCGCAAGCATACCTTATCACCCACGATCGCAAATACATTGACCGAGCAGCAACAGAGATGGTGGTTTATCTCGACAAGATACAACGTCCGAACGGGCTCTTTCATCACGCAGAAGATGTCCCCTTCTTTTGGGGACGTGGAAATGGATGGATGGCTGCCGGCATGACTGAGCTATTGAGTTTACTTCCGGTCGACAATCCCAACCGTCCACGCATTCTCGATTCTTATCGTTTAATGATGAGCACATTACTGCAATACCAAAAGGCAGACGGTTTGTGGGGACAACTGATTGACGATCCGACAACATGGACCGAGACTTCTGGTTCCGCCATGTTCACATACGCCATGATTAAAGGGGTGAAACAAGGTTGGCTCGATGCTAAAACCTATACACCAGTGGTACGTAAAGCATGGATTGCACTAGTGAAGCACATAGATGCAAACGGTGATTTAGACGGAGTGTGCGAAGGAACCAACAAGACCAATGACCGCCAATTCTATCTGAACCGAAAGACATTGTTGGGAAATATGCATGGACAAGCCCCTGTCCTCTGGTGTGTCACAGCATTTTTAGAACCATAA
- a CDS encoding glycoside hydrolase family 97 protein yields the protein MNRLTIILLAVYALAYNHTAYAKNIRVSSPDGTLKVNIELTDHIAYSVSADEQVLLERCSLSLSLGNEVLGVNPRLRSTKRGTIDETVNREIPLKNAQVRNHCNTLLLTMAGDYAVEFRVFNNGMAYRFITSRKGEIDVTDEAFAIHFPNSYTAHVSQSNGFKTSYEYPYTHLKTDRYRPEDRMTYLPVLLETDKKYKILISEADLYDYPCMFLRGTGDNGMKSLFPRCPLEFGDDGDRSVKILKEADYIAHTAGQRSFPWRFFVISREDKELVENEMVYNLSAPCEIEDCSWIKPGQVSWEWWHDARLYGVDFRSGYNMDSYKYYIDFASTFGIPYIIMDEGWAKSTRDPFTPNPTIDLKKLIQYGQERNVKVILWLTWLTVENNFSLFRTFAEWGVAGVKIDFMDRSDQWMVNYYERVAREAAKYHLFVDFHGAFKPAGLERRFPNVLSYEGVLGMEQGGNCKPANSIYLPFIRNAVGPMDFTPGSMLSAQPEDNRSTRANAMGSGTRAYQMALFVMFESGLQMLADNPVYYYRERPCTEFISSVPVVWDETRVLDAKVGEYVVTARRSGNRWFIGAITNNNGRELEIDLSFLPDGQTRHLIYFEDGINADRQAMDYKKREKDVRSSDKLKLKLVRNGGWAGIIQ from the coding sequence ATGAACAGATTGACTATCATTTTGCTGGCTGTGTATGCATTGGCATACAACCACACGGCTTATGCCAAAAACATTCGTGTTTCCTCACCCGATGGGACACTAAAAGTAAACATTGAACTAACCGACCACATTGCTTACTCGGTATCGGCCGATGAACAAGTACTACTAGAACGTTGCTCACTCTCACTCTCGCTGGGCAATGAAGTGCTTGGCGTAAATCCTCGCCTGCGTAGTACCAAACGTGGCACGATTGATGAAACTGTGAACCGTGAAATTCCTTTAAAGAACGCTCAAGTACGCAACCATTGTAATACATTATTGCTGACAATGGCTGGTGACTATGCCGTAGAGTTTCGTGTGTTCAATAACGGAATGGCTTACCGTTTCATCACTTCCCGCAAAGGAGAAATAGATGTAACAGACGAGGCATTTGCCATCCATTTTCCCAACAGTTACACTGCACACGTTTCACAATCGAATGGTTTCAAGACTTCATATGAGTATCCCTACACCCATTTGAAGACCGACAGATACCGTCCTGAAGACCGTATGACTTACCTGCCCGTGTTGTTAGAGACTGACAAAAAATACAAAATCTTAATTTCTGAAGCCGATTTGTACGACTATCCCTGTATGTTCTTACGTGGAACGGGAGACAACGGCATGAAATCTCTTTTCCCCCGTTGTCCATTGGAGTTTGGCGATGATGGCGACCGTAGCGTCAAGATCCTGAAAGAGGCCGACTACATTGCTCATACTGCCGGACAACGCTCTTTTCCTTGGCGTTTCTTTGTCATTTCGCGCGAGGACAAAGAACTTGTAGAAAATGAAATGGTCTACAACTTATCCGCTCCTTGCGAGATCGAAGACTGTAGTTGGATAAAGCCTGGACAAGTAAGCTGGGAATGGTGGCACGACGCCCGTCTTTATGGAGTAGACTTCCGGTCGGGTTACAATATGGATTCTTATAAATACTATATAGACTTCGCCTCTACTTTTGGCATTCCTTACATTATCATGGATGAAGGTTGGGCAAAAAGCACTCGCGATCCCTTTACTCCCAATCCCACCATTGATCTCAAGAAACTCATTCAATATGGACAGGAACGCAACGTTAAAGTAATACTATGGCTCACCTGGCTCACAGTAGAAAATAACTTCAGTCTTTTCCGCACCTTTGCCGAATGGGGAGTGGCTGGTGTGAAGATCGACTTCATGGACCGCAGCGACCAATGGATGGTCAACTACTACGAACGCGTAGCACGCGAAGCTGCCAAGTACCATTTATTTGTTGATTTTCACGGAGCCTTTAAACCTGCCGGGCTGGAACGCCGCTTCCCCAATGTATTATCATATGAAGGAGTGCTGGGAATGGAACAAGGAGGCAACTGCAAACCTGCCAATAGCATCTACCTGCCCTTTATACGCAATGCTGTAGGTCCGATGGATTTCACTCCCGGTTCTATGCTCTCTGCACAACCTGAAGACAATCGTTCAACCCGTGCCAATGCAATGGGGTCCGGAACTCGTGCCTATCAAATGGCATTGTTCGTGATGTTCGAAAGTGGATTGCAGATGTTGGCCGACAATCCTGTATATTACTATCGTGAACGTCCTTGCACAGAATTCATCTCCAGTGTACCTGTCGTTTGGGACGAGACACGGGTGCTTGATGCAAAAGTCGGAGAATACGTAGTAACAGCACGCCGCAGTGGTAATCGTTGGTTTATCGGTGCCATTACCAACAACAACGGACGTGAATTGGAAATCGATCTCAGCTTTTTGCCCGACGGACAGACACGGCACCTCATTTACTTCGAGGACGGCATCAATGCCGACCGACAGGCAATGGACTACAAAAAACGTGAAAAAGACGTCCGCAGCAGCGACAAGCTGAAACTAAAGCTAGTACGCAACGGAGGATGGGCAGGTATCATTCAATAA